A single Anopheles arabiensis isolate DONGOLA chromosome 2, AaraD3, whole genome shotgun sequence DNA region contains:
- the LOC120893697 gene encoding cilia- and flagella-associated protein 20-like has protein sequence MFRNAFQHRFVTVFSSAGSKPLAIWDVHTKNGHSRRVTDEDIRSLAFELIGVNVATTYMVAPCAPCPSLSIKLPFLVMLVKNMKKFFCFEVQILDDRQSLRRLRFSNYQSGTRVDNFSSCMPLSLTCNWNHVQLNLAEFIRRAYGTNYVETVRLQIHANVRIKRIYFCDQLYTNDETPAELRLFPPVRPNRMVQLKAQQKPAAIPHEPIETVRPPTPVDAADISNMLEKELAPAQCAVGTDG, from the exons ATGTTCCGCAACGCTTTTCAGCATAGATTCGTGACAGTTTTCTCGAGCGCCGGAAGCAAACCATTGGCCATCTGGGATGTGCACACGAAAAACGGGCACTCGCGGCGGGTAACCGATGAAGATATCCGCTCCCTGGCCTTCGAACTGATCGGGGTGAATGTTGCGACCACGTACATGGTAGCACCGTGTGCACCATGTCCCTCGCTTTCGATAAAGCTCCCGTTTCTGGTGATGTTggttaaaaatatgaaaaagttcttttgctTCGAGGTTCAG ATCCTGGATGATAGACAATCGCTACGTCGGCTACGCTTTTCCAACTATCAGAGTGGAACACGCGTGGATAATTTCAGCTCCTGCATGCCCCTATCGTTGACCTGCAATTGGAACCACGTGCAGTTGAATTTGGCCGAGTTTATCAGGCGTGCGTACGGTACCAATTACGTCGAGACGGTTCGGCTGCAGATACATGCAAATGTGCGCATCAAGCGTATCTATTTCTGCGATCAGCTGTACACGAACGATGAAACACCGGCTGAGCTGCGACTTTTCCCACCGGTGCGCCCCAACCGGATGGTGCAGCTGAAGGCACAGCAGAAGCCGGCCGCAATCCCTCACGAACCGATCGAAACGGTACGGCCCCCGACCCCGGTGGATGCGGCGGACATTTCGAACATGTTGGAAAAGGAACTGGCCCCTGCCCAGTGCGCTGTTGGAACAGACGGTTAA
- the LOC120893698 gene encoding uncharacterized protein LOC120893698 has translation MDRSSSQQRKKRRESKRKSGDKKKPNPPNRSEESLHPSYTNLQPPYSAICRQRYHANNVLYEQQFNHELKMLELMQNSAYDSMRFHRHFAITTLWPPLHTRKEIEFVLDKFFRHPERQTRRLHEIMKGPVH, from the exons ATGGATCGGAGCAGCTCCCAGCAGCGCAAAAAGCGCCGTGAATCGAAGCGCAAGTCGGGCGATAAAAAGAAACCCAACCCCCCGAACCGTTCGGAGGAAAGTTTACATCCCAGCTACACCAATCTACAGCCTCCATA CTCGGCCATTTGTCGCCAACGGTATCACGCAAACAATGTGCTGTATGAGCAACAGTTCAACCACGAGCTGAAAATGCTGGAGCTGATGCAAAATTCGGCCTACGATTCGATGCGGTTCCATCG ccatttTGCCATCACGACGCTCTGGCCACCGTTGCACACGCGCAAGGAGATTGAGTTTGTGTTGGATAAATTTTTCCGCCATCCGGAGCGACAGACACGCCGTCTGCATGAAATTATGAAAGGTCCTGTCCACTAA